In the Podarcis muralis chromosome 15, rPodMur119.hap1.1, whole genome shotgun sequence genome, GTCTTCTGTACCCATTCTTTGCTGGGGTCAGCACATGcctttctgttcttcttctttAGGTGGAATCTATGAAAAAGGAACAGTCTGCTTAGTGCCCAGTCAAAGCCGAGCAAAAGGCAGTTCTCTGCTTTGGAAGTTCCACAGCTCAGGACTGATGGGGTGTGGCTGGGTTGCAGGGAAGAGAGCTGATTCTGACATTTAcctagtgccggatttacgtataagctaaacaagctatagcttagggccccactctcttgccccccccccccccactattaatatactacttcttaattgtatttcagttcaacaattacttagataaaatacatattttgttatgtgcaaatggctttagatacctattaggtccataaattaccatatagcatatattcaacacaaaatacagcaacaatttgttgttgatacagctggacatataaagggaccttcagtagcttagggcctcatcaaacctaaatgcgGCCCTGAATTTACCCTCTAAGGCCCAGGagatcaaggttcaaatccccactcagccattaaattgggtgactttgggctactCCTAGTCTCTCAACTTAACTCACCTCGCAGGGTTGTGGTGAGAATGATATAGAAGGGGGAGAGCcacgtataccaccttgagctccatggagagaTATAAATGCTGAGCTGGGGGCTGACGTTTCCCAAAGGCCACATGGCCAATTCAGGGCAGAGAGGAGATTCGAGCCAGGGACCTCCTGACAACTACAAGACTTAGGGATTTCCCTGGCCTTCTAATGCCACATTCACAGTCCTTGTGGCtctccctgcaaagaatcctgggaactgtggtttccctggggcgctgggaactgtagctctgtgttgCCTAAACTACACTTTTCAAGGTTCTTTTCTTGCTTAGAGCggggtgctgataacaccaaggttgcaggtttgatccccataaaggacacctgcatattcctgcattgcagggggttggactagatgatcctcaggatccctaccaactctgcaattctatgattctatgaaatggcacTTTCAGTGTAAGCTGTGGATGTGATCTGTTGCAGCTTAACTTGGGGGAGTTGCTGGTATGCTGGATCTGCACAAATCTGCTGCAAATCAAGGACCAGTCCAAGGATTTGAAACAAACAGCCCTGAGCGTTTGATACTTTCAACATGCAGAGTTGTGCTCCCCTCCATCTAATAAAGTTTGTTGCTACTTACATGACAGCCAGCTTGGCACATGTGCTGGATGCCCTTTCGTAGTATTTTATGGCCTTGCATGGAATTGGTCTATTTACGTAATTAAGGCAGCAGTTGGCTcctaaggagagggagggaatggaATAATTTAGTGGCTTCTGTAGTGTGGAAGAGGAATGGGAGATGATGCCCCCCAGAGACTCTGGAGGTCCCAGTCTGCTGCTCTTCTGGAGGGGGGAAGTGACTGTCTTTCCTCTGATCCAGGAAAGGTCCCTGGAAAGGGCTGGGATGgaccttcctcccacccacctgaATGGATGCTTCATGGGAAGGAGTCTGAAGCCCCTTTTGGTGGACATTGCCTCCATCACAACAAGCTCAGAAAGGGACAACCCTTGAGAATTGTGGCCAACGTTGCCCAAAATGGTCGTGTGAAGAACATCCTTGGGACAGAAATTAGGGAAGGAACTGCTTATGTGTGTCTGGCACCAGCTCCCCCTTTGAGTATAGTTGAGGAGGCAGCAACAAGGAAGACTTACTCTTATGAGCCACATCCTGAGTCTCCTTAGCAGGTTCCactgaaagagagaaagcaaatgAGAGTCATTATGGGTTCCTCTCTCTATGAACTGTCCACTGTTCCACAGCCATAGATATGGCAATCTTTCCCCATGAAACTTTTGCTGCTAGCCTATGACTTgggtggggatgcgggtggtgctgtgggttaaaccacagagcctaggacttgccgatcagaaggtcagcggttcgaatccccgtgacagggtgagctcttgttgctcagtccctgctcctgccaacctagcagttcaaaagcacatcaaagtgcaagtagataaatagctaccgctacagcgggaaggtaaacggcgtttccgtgcgctgctctggttcaccagaagcggcttagtcatgctggccacatgactcggaagttgtacgccggctccctcggccaataaagcgagatgagtgccgcaaccccagagtcgtccatgactggacctaatggtcaggggtccctttacctttacctttatgatttgGGTGAGACTTTCTTAGGGTGGCTTTTTC is a window encoding:
- the LOC114585122 gene encoding C-C motif chemokine 5-like, with the protein product MKLSSTSFGFLFLGATFALASVCPLEPAKETQDVAHKRANCCLNYVNRPIPCKAIKYYERASSTCAKLAVIFHLKKKNRKACADPSKEWVQKTLKCFPPPS